One genomic segment of Desulforamulus reducens MI-1 includes these proteins:
- a CDS encoding cell wall hydrolase, with translation MKLSVRFKRAFAVMCLFSMLFPSTALAYQYTVVLGDSLYSISQKTGISIAKIKTTNGLTGDLLHPGHVLTIPDTKDAKTIPNSQANSTGTSYTVKSGDTLYVISKKFGISLNVLMKANELSSSMIYPGQRLTIPAANIRSTAPMVAQVSRSAERPIISYTDQDLDLLARLVTAEAGGEPLEAQVGVAAVVLNRVQSSKFPNSIYDVIYAPNQFSPVRNGWINKPATTTAIKAAETALQGSDPTNGALYFFDNTASNSFLRSLPVTANHGRMIYAMAK, from the coding sequence ATGAAACTCTCTGTCCGCTTTAAACGGGCTTTTGCTGTTATGTGTCTTTTCTCTATGTTATTTCCATCAACTGCATTAGCCTACCAGTATACGGTGGTATTGGGTGATTCCCTTTATAGCATTAGTCAAAAAACAGGGATTAGTATTGCCAAAATTAAGACTACTAACGGCCTTACAGGGGATCTACTTCATCCCGGCCATGTTCTTACTATACCGGATACCAAAGATGCAAAAACGATCCCTAACTCCCAAGCTAATTCTACCGGAACAAGTTATACAGTAAAATCCGGTGATACCCTTTATGTAATTTCAAAGAAATTTGGTATCAGTTTAAATGTTTTAATGAAAGCCAATGAACTAAGTAGTTCTATGATTTATCCTGGACAAAGGCTAACCATTCCTGCAGCCAATATAAGGAGTACTGCACCAATGGTTGCTCAAGTCAGCCGTAGTGCTGAACGCCCGATAATTTCCTATACCGACCAAGACCTAGACCTGCTGGCCCGTCTGGTAACTGCTGAGGCGGGGGGCGAGCCCCTGGAGGCCCAGGTAGGGGTAGCAGCAGTGGTCCTTAACAGGGTACAGAGTTCTAAGTTCCCAAATAGTATTTATGATGTAATCTATGCTCCCAACCAGTTTTCCCCTGTGCGAAACGGGTGGATTAATAAACCTGCCACAACAACTGCCATTAAAGCTGCTGAAACCGCATTACAAGGCAGTGATCCTACAAACGGTGCCCTATATTTCTTTGACAATACAGCTAGTAATTCTTTCCTGCGGTCCTTGCCAGTTACAGCAAACCATGGGAGAATGATTTACGCCATGGCTAAATAG
- a CDS encoding endonuclease/exonuclease/phosphatase family protein: MSQIKVVSYNIRHAQGMDGTIHIQRIAASLAHTKAQLIGLQEVDKHMPRSHFIHQAKTLGQLLNMHWVYGPNLDWGVAQYGNAILSYWPVLLYRQYMLPSKGEQRGLLEAVLQLKHSKVSFFCTHLGLNQEERAAQVKEILNIIKKCCYPCILVGDFNDGPTSKEHRLLTTILKDAVGIQGSIKTFPSHKPQEQIDYIFVSPEWKILSASTYTTLASDHLPVQITLVLTLEDEEVYKNIHLTKK, from the coding sequence TTGTCCCAGATAAAAGTGGTTAGTTATAATATCCGGCATGCCCAGGGAATGGATGGAACCATTCATATACAGCGGATTGCTGCATCCCTTGCCCATACAAAAGCTCAGCTTATTGGTTTGCAAGAAGTAGATAAACACATGCCCCGCAGTCATTTTATTCATCAGGCAAAAACACTGGGGCAACTGCTAAATATGCACTGGGTCTATGGCCCCAATTTGGACTGGGGGGTAGCCCAGTACGGAAATGCCATACTTTCTTACTGGCCGGTGCTCCTGTACAGGCAGTATATGCTGCCCAGTAAAGGAGAGCAAAGAGGGTTACTAGAAGCGGTACTTCAATTAAAGCACAGTAAGGTCTCCTTTTTTTGCACACACCTTGGTTTAAATCAGGAGGAGAGAGCGGCTCAGGTAAAGGAGATTCTTAATATTATAAAGAAGTGTTGTTATCCCTGTATCTTGGTGGGCGATTTCAATGATGGGCCAACATCCAAGGAACACCGCTTACTAACGACTATTTTAAAGGATGCTGTTGGTATCCAGGGGTCAATAAAAACCTTCCCTTCTCACAAACCCCAGGAGCAAATTGATTATATTTTCGTATCTCCTGAATGGAAAATACTATCAGCCAGTACATATACAACACTGGCCTCAGACCACCTGCCAGTACAGATTACACTGGTGTTAACTTTGGAAGATGAGGAAGTATACAAGAATATACATTTAACAAAGAAATAA
- a CDS encoding DUF2508 family protein — protein sequence MKIDKEILFCMIKGFSWHKLKDTVLVKKVDHNSLAAQIEQAKRAWFIAQNQMEWADRDMLEAAILHTTACERRYMALLQKARNNHYITWQEKELAPVVISNS from the coding sequence ATGAAAATTGATAAAGAAATTCTATTTTGCATGATTAAAGGTTTCTCCTGGCATAAACTTAAGGACACTGTCTTGGTTAAAAAGGTCGATCATAATTCTCTGGCGGCACAAATTGAGCAGGCTAAAAGAGCCTGGTTTATTGCCCAAAATCAAATGGAATGGGCTGATCGCGACATGCTTGAAGCGGCCATTCTTCACACCACGGCCTGTGAAAGGAGATATATGGCCCTTTTGCAAAAGGCAAGAAATAATCACTACATAACCTGGCAAGAAAAAGAATTAGCCCCGGTGGTAATAAGCAATTCTTAA